The following coding sequences are from one Manis pentadactyla isolate mManPen7 chromosome 13, mManPen7.hap1, whole genome shotgun sequence window:
- the CANX gene encoding calnexin, with product MEGKWLLCMLLVLGTAVIQAHDGHDDDVIDIEDDLDDVIEEVEDSKPKPDTSTPPSPKVTYKAPVPTGEVYFADSFDRGTLSGWILSKAKKDDTDDEIAKYDGKWEVDEMKETKLPGDKGLVLMSRAKHHAVSAKLNKPFLFDTKPLIVQYEVNFQNGIECGGAYVKLLSKTPELNLDQFHDKTPYTIMFGPDKCGEDYKLHFIFRHKNPKTGVYEEKHAKRPDADLKTYFTDKKTHLYTLILNPDNSFEILVDQSVVNSGNLLNDMTPPVNPSREIEDPEDQKPEDWDERPKIPDPDAVKPDDWDEDAPAKIPDEEATKPEGWLDDEPEYVPDPDAEKPEDWDEDMDGEWEAPQIANPKCESAPGCGVWQRPMIENPNYKGKWKPPMIDNPTYQGIWKPRKIPNPDFFEDLEPFRMTPFSAIGLELWSMTSDIFFDNFIVCGDRRVVDDWANDGWGLKKAADGAAEPGVVGQMIEAAEERPWLWVVYILTVALPVFLVILFCCSGKKQPSPVEYKKTDAPQPDVKEEEEEKEEEKDKGDEEEEGEEKPEEKQKSDADAEEDGTVSQEEEDRKPKAEEDEVLNRSPRNRKPRRE from the exons ATGGAAGGGAAGTGGTTGCTGTGCATGTTACTGGTCCTTGGAACTGCTGTCATTCAGGCTCACGACGGCCACGACGATGATGTGATTGATATTGAAGATGACCTCGATGATGTCATTGAAGAGGTGGAAGACTCAAAACCAAAACCAGATACCAGCACACCTCCATCTCCAAAG GTTACCTACAAAGCTCCAGTTCCAACAGGGGAAGTGTATTTTGCTGATTCCTTTGACAGAGGAACCCTGTCAGG GTGGATTTTatccaaagcaaagaaagatgaCACTGATGATGAAATTGCTAAATATGACG GAAAGTGGGAGGTAgatgaaatgaaggaaacaaagctTCCAggtgataaaggacttgtattgaTGTCTCGGGCCAAGCATCATGCTGTCTCTGCTAAGTTGAACAAGCCCTTCCTGTTCGATACCAAGCCTCTCATTGTTCA GTATGAGGTTAATTTCCAAAATGGTATAGAATGTGGTGGTGCCTATGTGAAACTGCTTTCCAAAACCCCAGAACTCAACCTG GATCAGTTCCACGACAAGACCCCTTATACAATTATGTTTGGCCCAGATAAATGTGGAGAGGACTATAAATTGCACTTCATCTTCCGCCACAAAAACCCCAAAACGGGTGTATATGAAGAAAAGCACGCCAAGAGGCCAGATGCAGATCTGAAGACCTACTTTACTGATAAGAAAACACATCTTTATACGTTAA tCTTGAATCCAGATAATAGTTTTGAAATATTAGTGGACCAGTCTGTTGTAAACAGTGGAAATCTGCTAAATGACATGACTCCCCCTGTAAATCCTTCTCGTGAAATTGAGGACCCAGAAGACCAGAAGCCTGAGGATTGGGATGAAAGACCAAAAATACCAGATCCGGACGCTGTCAAACCAGATGATTG gGATGAAGATGCTCCTGCTAAGATTCCAGATGAAGAAGCCACAAAGCCTGAAGGCTGGTTAGATGATGAACCTGAATATGTACCTGATCCAGATGCAGAGAAGCCAGAGGATTG GGATGAAGATATGGATGGAGAATGGGAGGCGCCTCAGATTGCCAACCCGAAGTGTGAGTCAGCCCCTGGGTGTGGTGTCTGGCAGCGACCTATGATTGAAAACCCTAATTATAAGGGCAAATGGAAGCCTCCCATGATTGACAATCCTACCTACCAG gGAATCTGGAAACCCCGGAAAATACCAAATCCAGATTTCTTTGAAGATCTAGAACCTTTCAGAATGACTCCTTTTAGTGCTATTGGTTTGGAACTGTGGTCCATGACCTCGGACATTTTTTTTGACAACTTCATCGTTTGTGGCGATCGAAGAGTAGTTGATGATTGGGCCAATGATGGATGGGGTCTGAAGAAAGCTGCTGACGGAGCTGCTGAG CCAGGTGTGGTGGGCCAGATGATTGAAGCAGCCGAGGAGCGCCCGTGGCTCTGGGTGGTCTACATTTTGACTGTAGCTCTACCTGTGTTTCTTGTCATCCTCTTCTGCTGTTCTGGAAAG AAACAGCCCAGTCCTGTGGAGTACAAGAAAACTGATGCTCCCCAGCCAgatgtgaaggaggaagaagaagagaaggaagaggaaaaggacaaGGGAGACGAGGAGGAGGAaggtgaagagaagcctg aagagaaacagaaaagtgatGCTGATGCTGAAGAAGATGGCACTGTCAGTCAAGAGGAGGAAGACAGAAAACCTAAAGCAGAG GAGGATGAAGTTTTGAACAGATCACCGAGAAATAGAAAGCCACGAAGAGAGTGA